Within Lagopus muta isolate bLagMut1 chromosome 1, bLagMut1 primary, whole genome shotgun sequence, the genomic segment ACCAACTCTTGCAGTCTTTTGGGGATGTAATGAGGTTCATATGCCTGCTGCTTAGAACTGCCTTTCATCTTTGCTCTCCTCCCCAGTAAAGGATTTATCCATGTTGCCCTATACAGTACTATGTACAGACACCCAAGCTATCTGAATGAACCAGCTTGGTCTACACTGTCTAACTATGTGttgtttcccttcttttcctgcagAGCACATGGCCCAGACGCAGTATGATAGCTGGCCTCATTCCTACGTCTCACAGGGCATGTATTGCTTAGGTTCATCTGATGCCTGGGAGACCAGTGATCAGTCCCTCATTGCTTCCCCTGCAACTGGCTCCTACTTAGGCCAGAATTTTGATGAATCGCAGACAAACCTTCAGGAAAGTATTTTGATTCAGAGCAGCCTTCTCCAGCAGCAAcagctgcagcaacagctgcagcaacagcagcaggagcaaaacTTCATCCAGAGCACGGGGCTGGTCCATGTGTGGCCTCTGCAGACTGCGCAGGGTGGGAGTGGCGCTGAATCCAGCACTTACATGGAGGACCACCTTGAGGATAATGGGAACCCACGGCTGGAGAAGGCTCCTCTCCTAAACAAGAAGCCCTCTCCAGAGGAAGATGATGTAGTATGCCGGGACCTGGAATCACTGTCTCCTCGAGAGGAGATGGAACATGCTGCGCTGAGCCGCAAAGTCTCTGATGTTACCTCTTCTGGGGTGCAGTCTTTTGATGAGGAAGAGGGAGAAACAAACAACTGATGGTTTTTGTGAAAttctcatcactgctgaaaaaagaGTGGGGTGGCAAGGAATGAAATGACAGGGATTATTCTATCCAGCTCCCCATACTTCCAAGCAGACACACTTTCAGTTTCTGAcgtttaattatttttttaaacaagaggAAAATCTCAAAGTGATTGACACACGAAGACCTCTTCTTTCCCTCTACAATGGACacatattttcaattttcattgcTCTGAGCAATGCACCTGAGGTGCTTGGAGAGATCTGGATTGGTAAATCATTTCTAaatcttttaaatacaaagtCTTGGCTCTGGATTCAAACTCTTCTGGTATAGGGATATGGCTGATGCAATAGGCTTGATATAGGGAGTGGCTTTGTGGCTAGAATCCATTCTGGCAGAATGGATATTGCTTTGTGGACATGATGTTTTTGATAGAATATATGAATATagactgttttaaaatgaagatatgGCTTTACAAATATAGATTGCACTAGTATAGTGATTGTGGCTGCTACAGAGAATAAGGCTGTATTCAATACAGACTGTACTGAGATGAAGGATTCACTGTGTAACCAGATCCTCAATAGCACCTTGATATGAAATTGTAGGCTCAGTGGATACAGACTGCGCTCCATGGgcatgggctgtgctgcagtacaGATGGCCTGGCTCTGTGTGCATGGCTGTACTGTGGCATGGAGGAATGAGTGCAGATATGTATCTAACCCTGCTCTGAGATACTCACGCTTTGGTTTCTTTGTAgtctttaatttatttgtttctctctttgaCATTTCTATCttcccaggagctggcaggaatGCTGTGTCCTTTTGGCATTGGGCACCGAATACCAGTAGAAAGGACTTTGTCAGCTACTGAGTCAGTCACCAAGAGCTGACTCTTGTGGGGGGCTTGAGAACATGTCCAtcttggtgctgctgcagcatccttATGTCTTTTCCTTTGCCAGCAACATTGGCAGACCAAGAGAGTCTGCAGATCCAGGAATAGCATGTACAGCTATGAGATCACAGATTTCCAGTTTACGCTGGaattttcagttgttgctttttttaaaaaaaactttttatatTGCTGTTTAAGTGTTCCTAAAAAAGCAGTTAGTAGTGGTGAAGGCCTGTTCTCCCGTCGTTACTTACTATAAATACTGCACCTTTCCCATTTCTGCCACTCCTTCTGCAGTGCCAAACACAGACGGAGGAAAGGGGCTAGAGACAAAgtttcttcctatttctttcttctccttgcttatatatatttttttcttttgttttcctaccTTCAGACAATGTAAATAACAGTCAAAGCTTGGTCTGTTTCTTTTGCCCcatctctgctctttttttaGGAGTGGAGAAAGCTGATTTTACA encodes:
- the FAM131B gene encoding protein FAM131B isoform X5 yields the protein MDSTSSLHGSSFHRPSTEQTRTDFSWDGINLSMEDTTSILPKLKRNSNAYGIGALAKSSFSGPLGISRSMKDHVTKPTAMGQGRVAHMIEWQGWGKGNSQQQQHTHETARKDADAYSDLSDGEKEARFLAGVMEQFAISEATLMAWSSMDGEDVSVNSNQENPVGNYSENYQELMESQEHMAQTQYDSWPHSYVSQGMYCLGSSDAWETSDQSLIASPATGSYLGQNFDESQTNLQESILIQSSLLQQQQLQQQLQQQQQEQNFIQSTGLVHVWPLQTAQGGSGAESSTYMEDHLEDNGNPRLEKAPLLNKKPSPEEDDVVCRDLESLSPREEMEHAALSRKVSDVTSSGVQSFDEEEGETNN